One genomic segment of Flavobacteriaceae bacterium includes these proteins:
- a CDS encoding glycosyltransferase: MIYSMIIPVYNRPQEMDELMSSIANQDYKGFAEVVIVEDGSTLKSDCVIEKYKRQLTIKYYEKENSGPGASRNYGMARAKGDYFIILDSDVILPKHYLTKVNEQLKKYYTDGFGGPDAAHSNFTPLQKAINYSMTSFLTTGGIRGKRKGIGRFQPRSFNMGISRKAFKVTNGFSDVRVGEDIDFTFRLWEAGFETQLIQEAFVYHKRRNTIKNFFKQTYAFGMARAKLNNRYPKEAKWIYWLPALFIIGIDISMLFFLLGYWQFITFYGFYFIAIFLTATVENKNLKVGFLSMITSLIQFLGYSLGFLVSQIFTKNNTKKNRIRSKHSSDK; the protein is encoded by the coding sequence ATGATATACTCAATGATAATTCCTGTTTATAATCGCCCGCAAGAAATGGACGAGCTTATGAGTAGTATTGCTAATCAGGATTATAAAGGTTTTGCTGAGGTTGTTATTGTGGAAGATGGCTCTACTTTAAAAAGTGATTGCGTGATTGAAAAATACAAGAGGCAGCTCACTATAAAGTATTATGAAAAAGAAAATTCAGGCCCGGGAGCTTCCAGAAATTATGGAATGGCACGTGCCAAGGGAGATTATTTCATTATTTTGGATTCGGATGTCATCCTCCCAAAACACTACTTAACAAAAGTAAACGAGCAATTGAAGAAGTATTATACGGACGGTTTTGGTGGGCCTGACGCGGCACATTCAAACTTTACTCCTTTGCAAAAAGCCATCAATTATTCCATGACATCATTTCTTACAACGGGTGGAATTCGGGGGAAGAGAAAAGGTATTGGGAGATTTCAACCGAGAAGTTTTAATATGGGAATCTCCCGAAAAGCGTTTAAGGTTACAAATGGTTTTTCAGATGTAAGAGTAGGGGAGGATATAGATTTTACCTTCCGGTTGTGGGAAGCAGGTTTTGAAACACAATTGATACAAGAAGCTTTTGTGTATCATAAAAGACGAAATACCATTAAAAACTTCTTCAAACAGACGTATGCTTTTGGAATGGCCCGTGCAAAACTAAACAATCGCTACCCTAAAGAAGCAAAATGGATATATTGGCTCCCTGCTTTATTTATCATCGGGATCGATATAAGTATGCTGTTTTTCTTATTGGGTTATTGGCAGTTTATCACTTTTTACGGATTTTATTTTATCGCAATTTTTTTAACTGCAACGGTAGAAAACAAAAACCTCAAAGTTGGGTTTTTAAGTATGATTACTTCTCTTATCCAATTTCTTGGTTATAGCTTAGGGTTTTTAGTATCCCAAATTTTTACTAAAAACAATACCAAAAAGAATCGTATTCGATCAAAACATTCCTCGGATAAATAG
- the gyrB gene encoding DNA topoisomerase (ATP-hydrolyzing) subunit B → MAEEQKQHHYSADSIQALEGMEHVRMRPSMYIGDVGVRGLHHLVYEVVDNSIDEALAGHCDTIDVIINEDNSITTKDNGRGIPVGIHKKEGVSALEVVMTKIGAGGKFDKDSYKVSGGLHGVGVSCVNALSDHLTATVHKEGKIWQQEYKKGKTLYPVKTIGETDFTGTIVTFLPDRSIFTQTIEYNYETLATRLRELSFLNKGITITLTDKRNKDDEGNYTRETFYSDEGLPEFIRYLDGTREQLTTRVISMEGEKNGIPVEVALVYNTSYAENLHSYVNNINTHEGGTHLSGFRRGLTGTLKKYADTSGLLKNVKFEIAGDDFREGLTAIVSVKVSEPQFEGQTKTKLGNREVTAAVSQAVSEMLTDYLEENPNDAKTIVQKVILAAQARHAARKAREMVQRKTVMSIGGLPGKLSDCSETDPAACEIFLVEGDSAGGTAKQGRDRNFQAILPLRGKILNVEKAMQHKVFENEEIKNMFTALGVSIGTEEDPRALNLTKVRYHKVVIMCDADVDGSHIATLILTFFFRYMKEMIEQGYVFIATPPLYLVKKGQKREYAWDDNQRDLIAQKMGGGVSIQRYKGLGEMNAEQLWDTTMNPEFRTLRQVTIDSLTEADRVFSMLMGDEVPPRREFIEKNAKYANIDA, encoded by the coding sequence ATGGCCGAAGAACAAAAACAACACCATTATTCTGCTGACAGTATCCAGGCATTAGAAGGGATGGAGCATGTTAGAATGCGTCCGTCTATGTATATCGGAGATGTAGGTGTCAGAGGTTTACATCATTTAGTGTATGAAGTGGTAGATAATTCTATTGATGAAGCACTGGCGGGGCATTGTGATACCATAGATGTCATTATTAATGAAGATAACTCCATTACTACTAAAGATAATGGCCGTGGGATACCTGTCGGCATCCATAAAAAAGAAGGTGTATCGGCATTGGAAGTAGTCATGACTAAAATTGGCGCAGGGGGTAAATTTGATAAAGATTCTTATAAAGTTTCCGGAGGTCTTCATGGTGTTGGTGTTTCTTGTGTAAATGCCTTATCTGATCATTTAACAGCTACCGTTCATAAGGAAGGTAAAATTTGGCAGCAAGAATATAAAAAAGGAAAAACTTTATATCCTGTTAAAACTATCGGGGAAACAGATTTTACCGGAACTATCGTCACTTTTTTACCAGACAGGTCTATTTTTACCCAAACGATAGAGTATAATTATGAAACACTTGCTACACGTTTAAGAGAATTGTCTTTCTTAAATAAGGGGATCACTATTACATTAACTGATAAAAGAAATAAAGACGATGAGGGGAATTATACCCGAGAAACGTTTTACAGTGATGAAGGTTTACCTGAGTTTATCAGGTATTTGGATGGTACCCGGGAACAGCTAACCACCAGAGTAATTTCTATGGAAGGAGAGAAAAACGGGATTCCCGTAGAGGTAGCTTTGGTATATAATACCTCTTATGCAGAAAATTTACATTCTTATGTAAATAATATCAATACACATGAAGGAGGAACTCATTTATCCGGTTTCAGACGTGGTTTGACCGGTACTTTGAAGAAATATGCCGATACTTCCGGATTACTTAAAAATGTTAAATTTGAGATTGCCGGTGATGATTTTCGGGAAGGATTAACAGCCATTGTTTCTGTTAAAGTTTCCGAACCACAATTTGAGGGACAAACCAAAACCAAATTAGGAAATAGAGAAGTTACTGCTGCTGTATCACAAGCTGTATCCGAAATGCTAACAGATTACTTGGAAGAGAATCCGAATGATGCTAAAACTATTGTACAAAAAGTAATCCTGGCTGCCCAGGCACGTCATGCAGCACGTAAAGCCCGTGAAATGGTACAGCGCAAAACAGTGATGAGTATTGGCGGCCTGCCAGGTAAATTATCGGATTGCTCTGAAACGGATCCTGCTGCTTGTGAAATATTTCTAGTGGAGGGAGATTCGGCAGGGGGAACAGCAAAGCAAGGCAGAGATCGAAATTTTCAGGCTATTTTACCTTTAAGAGGAAAAATCTTAAATGTGGAGAAAGCCATGCAACATAAGGTTTTTGAAAATGAAGAAATTAAAAATATGTTTACGGCATTGGGCGTTTCTATTGGTACGGAAGAAGACCCAAGGGCATTGAATTTGACCAAAGTGCGATATCATAAAGTGGTCATTATGTGTGATGCTGATGTCGATGGCTCTCATATTGCAACATTGATTTTGACATTTTTCTTTAGGTATATGAAGGAAATGATAGAGCAGGGGTATGTTTTTATTGCCACACCACCTCTTTATTTAGTTAAAAAAGGTCAAAAGAGAGAATATGCATGGGATGATAATCAGCGTGATTTAATTGCTCAAAAAATGGGTGGCGGAGTTAGCATTCAACGATACAAAGGCTTGGGAGAAATGAATGCAGAACAGTTATGGGATACTACTATGAATCCTGAGTTTAGAACGCTACGTCAGGTAACTATCGACAGTTTGACAGAAGCCGACAGAGTTTTTTCTATGCTAATGGGCGATGAAGTCCCTCCACGGAGAGAATTTATTGAGAAAAACGCAAAGTACGCTAATATAGATGCCTAA
- the mdh gene encoding malate dehydrogenase produces the protein MKITVVGAGAVGASCAEYIAIKNFASEVVLLDIKEGYAEGKAMDLMQTASLNGFDTRITGSTNDYIKTVNSDICVITSGIPRKPGMTREELIGINAGIVKTVASNLIEHSSDTIIIVVSNPMDTMTYLVHKTTNLPKNRIIGMGGALDSARFKYRLAEALGAPISDIDGMVIGGHSDKGMVPLIRLATRNSVPVSEFISNERLLQVKEDTKVGGATLTKLLGTSAWYAPGAAVSGLVQAIACNQQKIFPCSALLEGEYGLNDLCIGVPVILGKNGIESIVHIPLNDAEKMHLKESAEGVQKTNGLLEV, from the coding sequence ATGAAAATTACTGTAGTTGGAGCGGGTGCAGTAGGTGCCAGTTGTGCCGAATATATTGCTATTAAGAATTTTGCTTCCGAAGTGGTTCTGTTAGATATCAAAGAGGGGTATGCCGAAGGCAAAGCCATGGATTTAATGCAAACAGCTTCTTTAAACGGTTTTGACACAAGAATTACCGGAAGCACAAATGATTATATAAAAACAGTAAATTCTGATATCTGTGTAATCACGTCAGGAATTCCTCGTAAACCGGGAATGACTCGCGAGGAACTCATTGGAATTAATGCGGGAATTGTAAAGACAGTTGCTTCAAATCTGATTGAACATTCTTCTGACACTATCATTATTGTGGTTTCCAACCCTATGGACACGATGACTTATTTGGTTCACAAAACTACTAATTTACCTAAAAACAGAATCATTGGGATGGGTGGTGCTTTAGATTCGGCCCGTTTTAAATATAGATTGGCCGAAGCTTTAGGAGCCCCCATTTCTGATATAGACGGTATGGTTATAGGAGGGCATTCCGATAAAGGAATGGTACCTCTAATACGATTAGCTACCAGAAATTCGGTTCCTGTTTCGGAATTTATTTCTAATGAAAGATTACTACAGGTAAAAGAAGATACAAAGGTAGGCGGGGCAACTTTAACAAAGTTATTAGGGACTTCTGCGTGGTATGCGCCCGGTGCTGCCGTATCCGGACTAGTTCAGGCAATTGCATGTAATCAACAAAAAATATTTCCTTGCTCTGCACTACTGGAAGGAGAATACGGGTTAAATGATTTATGTATTGGAGTTCCTGTTATCTTAGGAAAAAACGGCATTGAAAGTATTGTTCACATTCCTCTCAATGATGCTGAAAAAATGCATTTGAAAGAATCTGCCGAAGGAGTTCAAAAAACAAATGGATTGTTAGAAGTATAG
- a CDS encoding PASTA domain-containing protein, whose translation MNLTVFLKSKSFFIQIGIAIGCFILFIFMLQRWLNYTTNHDQKIEVPDLNRSSLAEVQVTLRGLNLGYIIQDSSRYNPNYPAKSVMEQLPEAGDFVKEKRKIYLVINPSKYRDIMIPDLNGRTKRQAMTQLQSIGFNIGEFYFVHDIGKDVVRGLRYNGQKLNPGVKLPKNSTIDLVLGDGKR comes from the coding sequence ATGAATTTGACTGTATTTTTAAAAAGTAAATCTTTTTTTATACAAATAGGCATTGCTATCGGGTGCTTTATATTATTTATTTTTATGCTACAACGATGGTTGAATTATACGACAAATCACGATCAAAAAATAGAAGTTCCGGATTTAAACAGGTCTTCTTTAGCAGAAGTGCAGGTAACTTTAAGAGGATTGAATCTGGGCTATATCATTCAGGACTCCAGCAGATATAATCCGAATTATCCTGCTAAATCTGTTATGGAACAATTGCCCGAAGCAGGTGATTTTGTAAAAGAAAAACGTAAAATTTATTTGGTCATAAATCCTTCCAAATACAGAGATATTATGATTCCCGATCTAAACGGACGTACCAAAAGACAGGCAATGACACAGCTACAATCTATTGGTTTCAACATAGGGGAATTTTATTTTGTTCATGATATTGGAAAAGATGTAGTTCGTGGCCTAAGGTATAATGGTCAAAAATTAAATCCGGGAGTAAAATTACCTAAAAACTCAACTATAGATTTAGTTTTAGGCGACGGAAAAAGATAG
- a CDS encoding T9SS type A sorting domain-containing protein yields the protein MKKITLLFIVLVFTFSARAQFPEGFETSVPPAGWTSFVGGNGLGTTYDCTESAAAASGSKAAFVRYENVSGGNAQDWLVTPQFTPTAAANILTFKQRQTFSASFGTTYTIRVSTTSQTTHADFTIVDTQAESDFGTAYSTRNVNLSAYNGMPIYVAFVMEQDNGDSWYIDDVNLIPDANAPNCATGPTPADGATGVTVSSDRVLTISWTAPATGDAATEYEIFWGTTSGSLSSLGVFSATTVNITNIAYSTTYYWMVVPQNVGGSATGCPEWSFTTEAAPPPPSNYDCSNATSVTVNADLMCGSVVSGTLVEATASGVSDNGAGTPNDDVWYSFTATNAIHRIELQNVAGNTTDLVHEVLEGTCGSLTSLNISDPDTSTVAGLTVGNSYYLRLFSYGTTTNRNTTFDVCIGTIPAAPANDTFAGAIPITPSAAGTGCATPTFTLNFSTDGTTDSGMDGTCNTTSTGLDQFFTWTATTNGLLWNDASPGNPGIIVREASSGNEISCSETFASNDAVLSGWNVGDNLVIQIYDFTTSISDVAFCLEEYTLPSPPANDDCSNAVSITVNADLVCGNTISNGTIAGATASSDSDNGTGTPNDDVWYSFTATNAIHRIELQNVAGNTTDLVHEVLEGTCGSLTSLNISDPDTSTVAGLTIGNTYYLRVFSFGSTGGRNTTFDICIGTHPPPPSNDSCDNATVVNAFPYNDTGDGTNATNNNGFISVCSLGMNDGVWYTFTTGNAGTVDIAITGVTGWDPELAIYSGSCGTFTCVSSADVGGSGSGETLSGVTVAAGTQYWINVGQFSNSADGAEGPFTISITTSDTTTLSLEDNKIEGFTLFPTIVKQDLNFNALENVEELSVYNLLGQQVFSSRPNATNASVDLSTLKAGMYLVKVNVGNAQGTYKIVKE from the coding sequence ATGAAAAAAATTACACTGTTATTTATAGTACTGGTCTTTACTTTTTCGGCCAGAGCACAATTTCCGGAAGGTTTTGAAACTTCGGTACCTCCTGCCGGATGGACTTCTTTTGTCGGAGGAAACGGATTAGGAACAACTTATGATTGTACAGAATCTGCTGCTGCTGCTTCGGGCTCTAAAGCTGCTTTTGTGCGATATGAAAATGTTTCCGGAGGAAATGCCCAGGATTGGTTGGTTACACCGCAATTTACACCTACTGCTGCTGCAAATATTTTGACTTTTAAGCAGCGACAAACTTTTTCGGCAAGTTTTGGAACAACATATACCATACGAGTCTCTACGACCTCTCAAACTACACATGCGGATTTTACAATAGTAGATACACAAGCCGAATCGGATTTTGGAACGGCTTATAGTACACGCAATGTAAATTTGTCGGCTTATAATGGAATGCCCATTTATGTTGCTTTTGTCATGGAACAAGATAATGGAGATAGTTGGTATATTGATGATGTAAACCTAATTCCTGATGCTAATGCGCCAAATTGTGCTACGGGTCCTACACCGGCTGACGGAGCTACAGGTGTTACTGTTTCTTCCGACAGAGTTCTTACTATTTCCTGGACTGCACCTGCAACGGGAGATGCGGCAACAGAATACGAAATTTTCTGGGGTACTACCTCAGGAAGTTTATCTTCTTTAGGGGTCTTTTCAGCAACTACGGTGAACATCACGAATATTGCATATTCAACAACCTATTATTGGATGGTTGTTCCTCAAAATGTAGGAGGAAGCGCTACAGGTTGTCCCGAATGGAGCTTTACCACAGAAGCTGCACCGCCACCACCGTCAAACTACGATTGTTCCAATGCTACATCGGTGACTGTCAATGCAGATTTGATGTGCGGAAGTGTGGTAAGTGGTACACTGGTAGAAGCGACAGCATCCGGTGTTAGTGATAATGGAGCAGGAACACCTAATGATGATGTTTGGTATTCGTTTACTGCTACTAATGCTATTCACCGAATTGAACTGCAAAATGTAGCAGGTAATACAACAGATTTGGTTCATGAAGTACTGGAAGGAACCTGTGGTTCTCTTACAAGCTTAAACATCAGTGATCCTGACACAAGTACTGTAGCCGGACTTACTGTGGGAAACTCATATTACTTAAGATTATTCAGCTATGGAACAACTACTAATAGAAATACTACATTTGATGTTTGTATAGGGACTATACCTGCAGCACCAGCAAACGATACATTTGCAGGTGCAATACCCATTACACCCTCTGCAGCCGGAACGGGTTGTGCTACACCTACATTTACTTTGAATTTTTCTACAGATGGAACTACTGATAGTGGAATGGACGGGACATGTAATACAACTAGTACGGGATTAGATCAGTTTTTTACATGGACAGCTACTACGAATGGATTATTATGGAACGATGCTTCGCCGGGAAACCCCGGAATAATCGTCAGAGAGGCGTCATCCGGAAATGAAATTTCTTGTTCCGAAACTTTTGCTTCTAATGATGCTGTATTATCCGGTTGGAACGTCGGTGATAATTTGGTTATTCAAATCTATGATTTTACAACATCGATTTCTGATGTGGCATTTTGTTTGGAAGAGTATACATTACCGTCACCACCTGCAAATGACGATTGTTCCAATGCTGTATCAATAACTGTTAATGCAGATTTGGTATGCGGAAATACTATAAGCAATGGTACCATAGCAGGAGCAACAGCATCCAGCGATAGTGACAATGGAACAGGAACACCTAATGATGATGTTTGGTATTCGTTTACTGCTACTAATGCTATTCACCGAATTGAACTGCAAAATGTAGCAGGTAATACAACAGATTTGGTTCATGAAGTACTGGAAGGAACCTGTGGTTCTCTTACAAGCTTAAACATCAGTGATCCTGACACAAGTACTGTAGCCGGGCTTACGATAGGAAATACATACTACTTAAGAGTATTTAGTTTTGGTTCTACTGGTGGTAGAAATACTACATTTGATATCTGTATAGGAACACATCCTCCTCCTCCAAGTAACGATAGTTGTGATAATGCTACTGTCGTTAATGCCTTTCCATATAATGATACCGGAGATGGAACAAATGCTACTAATAATAATGGTTTTATATCTGTTTGTTCGCTTGGGATGAATGACGGGGTTTGGTATACTTTTACAACTGGTAATGCCGGAACTGTTGATATAGCCATAACTGGTGTAACCGGGTGGGATCCTGAGTTAGCCATTTATTCCGGGAGCTGCGGAACATTTACTTGTGTAAGTAGTGCTGATGTCGGAGGATCCGGAAGTGGAGAAACACTTTCAGGTGTTACTGTAGCAGCCGGAACCCAATATTGGATAAATGTAGGACAATTCAGTAATTCTGCTGATGGAGCAGAAGGTCCTTTTACTATAAGTATAACTACCAGTGATACTACAACACTAAGCTTAGAAGATAATAAGATAGAAGGGTTCACATTATTCCCAACAATAGTAAAACAAGATTTAAATTTCAATGCATTGGAAAATGTAGAAGAATTATCCGTATATAATCTGTTAGGCCAACAAGTGTTTTCCAGCAGACCAAATGCAACCAATGCTTCTGTTGATTTATCAACACTAAAAGCAGGAATGTACTTGGTGAAAGTAAACGTTGGAAACGCTCAGGGAACATACAAGATTGTTAAAGAATAA